The proteins below are encoded in one region of Segatella copri:
- a CDS encoding ribose-phosphate pyrophosphokinase: MSDKNSFLVFSGTNSRYLAEKICASLGCPLGNLVVTKFSDGEFGVSFEESIRGRDVFLVQSTFPNSDNLMELLLMIDAAKRASARNIIAVIPYFGWARQDRKDKPRVSIGAKLVADLLSVAGIDRLITMDLHADQIQGFFDVPVDHLYASGVILPYLQSLRLKDMVIASPDVGGSKRANTYAKYFGCPLVLCNKTRARANVVASMQIIGDVKDKNVVIIDDMVDTAGTITKAADIMKQAGAKTVRACASHCVMSGPASERVQDSALEEIVFTDSIPYTKRCAKVKQISIADMFAETIRRVEDNESISSQYLV, from the coding sequence ATGAGTGACAAGAACTCTTTTTTGGTATTCTCTGGTACTAACTCGAGATACCTTGCAGAAAAAATCTGCGCTAGTTTAGGTTGCCCACTGGGTAATTTGGTTGTAACCAAGTTCTCTGATGGTGAATTTGGCGTATCTTTCGAGGAGTCTATCCGCGGACGCGATGTTTTCCTCGTACAGAGCACATTCCCTAATTCAGACAACTTGATGGAGTTGCTCCTGATGATCGACGCAGCAAAGCGTGCTTCTGCCCGCAATATTATTGCTGTTATTCCTTACTTCGGATGGGCCCGTCAGGATCGCAAGGACAAACCACGTGTCAGCATCGGCGCTAAACTGGTAGCCGACTTGCTCAGCGTTGCCGGTATCGACCGTCTCATCACCATGGATCTCCATGCCGACCAGATTCAGGGCTTCTTTGATGTTCCTGTAGATCACCTCTATGCATCTGGCGTTATTTTGCCATACCTGCAGAGCTTACGCCTCAAGGATATGGTCATTGCTTCTCCAGACGTTGGTGGTTCTAAGCGTGCCAACACTTATGCTAAGTACTTCGGCTGCCCTCTCGTGCTCTGCAACAAGACCCGTGCTCGTGCCAATGTAGTAGCAAGCATGCAGATTATCGGTGATGTAAAAGACAAGAATGTTGTCATCATTGATGATATGGTCGATACAGCCGGTACTATCACGAAGGCTGCCGACATCATGAAGCAGGCTGGTGCAAAGACTGTTCGTGCATGTGCATCTCACTGCGTGATGAGTGGTCCTGCATCTGAGCGTGTTCAGGATTCAGCTCTTGAGGAGATAGTATTCACTGATTCCATCCCTTACACCAAGCGTTGCGCAAAGGTTAAGCAGATTTCTATTGCAGATATGTTTGCAGAAACCATTCGCCGTGTTGAGGATAACGAGAGTATCTCTTCCCAGTACCTGGTATAA
- the glgP gene encoding alpha-glucan family phosphorylase, producing MKIKADYANAPQWKETTIKSSLPKELKCLDEIAHNMWWAWNYEGRDLFKSLDPDLYEKCNANPVLLLERLSYDRKEAIVKDKETMAKVKNVYKMFREYMDVKPNAKRPSVAYFCMEYGINQVVKIYSGGLGMLAGDYLKEASDSNVDMCAVGFLYRYGYFKQSLSMDGQQIANYDAQNFNSLPIERVYDENGNPLVVDVPYTNYQVHAYVWQMNVGRIKLYLLDTDNDMNSEFDRPITHSLYGGDWENRLKQEILLGIGGILTLKKLGIKKEIYHCNEGHAALCNLQRLCDYIEEDGLNFNQALELVRASSLYTVHTPVPAGHDYFDEALFGKYMGGYPQRLGISWDEFIGMGRENADDHNERFCLSTFACNTCQEVNGVSKLHGWVSQQMFSNIWKGYFPEENHVGYVTNGVHFPTWTATEWRKLYDTYFDKNFMNDQSNEEIWHAIYKVSDAEIWNTRMTLKKKLVAYIREKFTQTWLKNQGDPARVVSLLERINPNALMIGFCRRFATYKRAHLLFTDLERLSKIVNDPEHPVLFFFSGKAHPADGAGQGLIKKIFEISQRPEFLGKIIFLEDYDMTLARRLVSGVDIWMNTPTRPLEASGTSGEKAEMNGVVNLSVLDGWWVEGYREGAGWALPEKRTYQNQGYQDQLDAATIYNLLENDIIPMYYNKNKEGFSKEWIQVVKNSIATIAPHYTMKRQLDDYYDKFYNKEAARFKKLSANDNALAKEIALWKESVAERWDGIHVVSKDDCMLMAAETGQKIKVQYVIDEQGLNDAVGLELVVLKEQPEDGKQVYAVYPFKMVGHEGNNFTFEAEIEPINAGSFKTGVRMYPKNDKLPHRQDFCYVKWLN from the coding sequence ATGAAAATTAAGGCAGACTATGCTAATGCTCCTCAATGGAAGGAGACAACCATTAAATCAAGCCTTCCTAAGGAGTTGAAGTGCTTGGATGAAATCGCTCACAATATGTGGTGGGCATGGAATTATGAAGGTCGTGACTTGTTCAAGAGTCTTGATCCAGACTTGTACGAGAAGTGTAATGCTAACCCTGTATTGCTCTTGGAACGTTTGAGCTACGACCGCAAGGAGGCTATTGTTAAGGACAAGGAGACAATGGCTAAGGTTAAGAACGTCTATAAGATGTTCCGCGAGTACATGGATGTGAAGCCTAATGCTAAGCGCCCTTCAGTTGCTTACTTCTGCATGGAGTATGGTATCAACCAGGTAGTTAAGATTTACTCTGGTGGTCTTGGTATGCTTGCTGGTGACTACTTGAAGGAGGCATCTGACAGCAACGTGGATATGTGTGCTGTTGGTTTCCTCTACAGATATGGTTATTTCAAGCAGTCTTTGAGTATGGATGGTCAGCAGATTGCTAACTATGATGCCCAGAACTTCAACTCTCTCCCTATCGAGCGAGTATATGATGAGAATGGTAACCCATTGGTAGTTGATGTACCTTACACAAACTATCAGGTACATGCATACGTATGGCAGATGAATGTAGGTCGTATCAAGTTGTATCTTCTGGATACAGATAATGATATGAACTCAGAGTTCGACCGTCCTATCACTCACTCACTCTATGGTGGTGACTGGGAGAATCGCTTGAAGCAGGAAATCTTGCTGGGTATCGGCGGTATCTTGACTTTGAAGAAACTTGGCATCAAGAAGGAGATTTATCACTGCAATGAGGGTCATGCTGCTCTCTGCAACTTGCAGCGTCTCTGCGACTACATCGAGGAGGATGGCTTGAACTTCAACCAGGCTCTCGAGCTGGTTCGTGCTTCTTCTCTCTATACTGTTCATACTCCAGTTCCTGCTGGTCACGACTACTTCGACGAGGCTCTCTTCGGCAAGTACATGGGTGGCTATCCACAGCGCCTTGGTATCTCTTGGGATGAGTTCATCGGTATGGGTCGTGAAAATGCAGATGATCACAACGAGCGTTTCTGCCTCTCTACATTCGCATGCAACACTTGCCAGGAGGTTAATGGTGTAAGTAAGCTTCACGGTTGGGTAAGCCAGCAGATGTTCTCTAACATCTGGAAGGGTTATTTCCCAGAAGAGAACCACGTAGGTTATGTAACCAATGGTGTTCACTTCCCAACTTGGACAGCAACAGAGTGGCGTAAGCTCTACGATACATATTTCGACAAGAACTTCATGAACGACCAGAGCAACGAGGAAATCTGGCATGCCATCTACAAAGTTTCAGATGCAGAAATCTGGAATACCCGTATGACATTGAAGAAGAAGCTCGTAGCTTATATCCGTGAGAAGTTCACCCAGACATGGTTGAAGAACCAGGGTGATCCTGCTCGTGTAGTATCTTTGCTCGAGCGTATCAACCCTAACGCTTTGATGATTGGTTTCTGCCGTCGTTTCGCTACATACAAGCGTGCTCACTTGCTCTTCACCGACTTGGAACGCTTGTCTAAGATCGTTAACGATCCAGAGCATCCAGTATTGTTCTTCTTCTCAGGTAAGGCTCACCCAGCTGATGGTGCAGGTCAGGGCTTGATCAAGAAGATTTTCGAGATCAGTCAGCGTCCTGAGTTCCTCGGCAAGATTATCTTCCTCGAGGATTACGATATGACTTTGGCTCGCCGTCTGGTTTCAGGTGTTGATATCTGGATGAATACTCCTACACGTCCATTGGAGGCTTCTGGTACATCTGGCGAGAAGGCTGAGATGAATGGTGTTGTCAACCTCTCTGTACTTGATGGTTGGTGGGTAGAAGGTTACCGCGAGGGTGCTGGTTGGGCTCTTCCTGAGAAGCGTACATACCAGAACCAGGGTTACCAGGATCAGCTTGATGCTGCTACTATCTACAACCTCTTGGAGAACGACATCATCCCTATGTATTACAACAAGAATAAGGAAGGCTTCAGCAAGGAGTGGATCCAGGTAGTAAAGAACTCTATTGCTACTATCGCTCCTCACTATACAATGAAGCGCCAGTTGGATGACTACTATGATAAGTTCTACAATAAGGAGGCTGCCCGCTTCAAGAAGTTGAGCGCTAACGACAATGCACTTGCTAAGGAGATTGCACTCTGGAAGGAGAGCGTTGCAGAGCGTTGGGATGGTATCCACGTTGTATCTAAGGACGACTGCATGCTGATGGCTGCTGAGACTGGTCAGAAGATCAAGGTTCAGTATGTTATCGATGAGCAGGGTTTGAACGATGCAGTAGGTTTGGAGCTTGTTGTATTGAAGGAGCAGCCAGAGGATGGCAAGCAGGTTTATGCTGTTTATCCATTCAAGATGGTTGGTCACGAGGGTAACAACTTTACATTCGAGGCTGAGATTGAGCCAATCAATGCTGGTTCATTCAAGACAGGCGTACGTATGTATCCTAAGAATGATAAGTTGCCACACCGTCAGGACTTCTGCTACGTGAAGTGGTTGAACTAA
- a CDS encoding glycogen/starch synthase, with the protein MEKKKLFPDYIFESSWEVCNKVGGIYTVLSTRAKTLTERLKDQLIFIGPDCWGDKVNPYFSQDDTLYAAWKTEALKEGLKVKVGRWNIPGEPVAVLVDFNPYYAVKDQIYGQLWQDYQVDSLHAYGDYDEASMFSYAAALVVESFYKHVVGKGKKVIYHGNEWMTGLGVLYVNKHLPEVATVFTTHATSIGRSIAGNNKPLYDYLFAYNGDQMAQELNMQSKHSIEKQTAKYVDCFTTVSDITANECKELLDKPVDFVLPNGFDNSFVPKASTFTKKRKEARKRLLDVANALMGTDLDDDTLIVSTSGRYEFRNKGIDVYIEAMNRLLRDNNLKKNVLAFIDVPGWVGDPRQDLLDRLNSGKKFDTPLEVPEITHWLHNMSHDNVLGMLKYFNMHNNKEDKVKLIFLPCYLTGDDGIINKSYYDVVLGNDLCIYPSYYEPWGYTPLEAVAFKVPCITTDLAGFGLWANSEKGSYSEIEDGVKVIKRTDYNYSEVADAIKDTVAKYSGFTKTQVNKCRKNAEILSEKALWKHFIEYYYDAYDFALRKAEVRMKK; encoded by the coding sequence ATGGAAAAGAAAAAATTATTTCCAGATTACATATTTGAGTCTAGTTGGGAAGTGTGTAATAAAGTTGGTGGTATCTACACCGTTCTTTCAACACGAGCTAAGACTCTTACGGAAAGGTTAAAGGATCAACTAATCTTCATTGGTCCTGATTGCTGGGGAGACAAGGTGAATCCTTATTTCTCTCAAGATGATACGCTTTATGCGGCGTGGAAAACAGAAGCTCTGAAAGAGGGCTTAAAGGTTAAAGTAGGTAGATGGAATATACCGGGAGAGCCAGTAGCTGTTTTAGTAGATTTCAATCCTTACTATGCTGTTAAAGACCAGATCTATGGACAACTATGGCAGGACTATCAGGTTGATAGTCTTCATGCTTATGGTGACTATGACGAAGCATCGATGTTCTCTTATGCTGCCGCTCTGGTAGTAGAGAGTTTCTACAAACATGTCGTTGGAAAAGGCAAGAAAGTTATCTATCATGGAAATGAATGGATGACAGGACTTGGTGTGCTCTATGTGAACAAGCATCTTCCTGAGGTGGCTACAGTGTTCACCACGCATGCTACAAGTATCGGTCGTAGTATTGCCGGTAATAATAAGCCTCTTTACGATTATCTTTTTGCCTATAATGGTGATCAGATGGCGCAGGAACTCAATATGCAAAGCAAGCATTCTATAGAAAAGCAGACTGCTAAGTATGTTGATTGTTTCACAACAGTGAGTGATATTACTGCCAACGAGTGCAAGGAATTGCTCGATAAACCGGTAGATTTCGTTTTGCCTAACGGATTTGACAATAGTTTTGTACCTAAAGCAAGTACCTTTACAAAGAAACGTAAGGAGGCAAGAAAGCGTTTGCTCGATGTAGCCAATGCTTTGATGGGTACAGATTTGGATGATGATACGCTCATCGTTTCTACCAGCGGACGCTACGAGTTCCGCAACAAGGGTATCGATGTCTATATTGAGGCTATGAACCGACTGCTTCGTGACAACAATTTGAAGAAGAATGTATTGGCATTCATTGACGTACCTGGTTGGGTAGGAGATCCACGTCAGGATCTGTTGGATCGTCTGAATAGCGGTAAGAAGTTTGACACGCCATTGGAGGTTCCGGAGATTACCCATTGGTTGCATAATATGAGTCATGATAATGTATTGGGTATGCTGAAGTACTTCAACATGCATAATAATAAGGAAGACAAGGTGAAACTGATATTCTTACCTTGCTACTTGACAGGCGATGATGGCATTATCAACAAGAGCTACTATGATGTAGTGTTGGGTAATGACCTCTGTATCTATCCTTCTTATTATGAGCCATGGGGATATACTCCATTGGAGGCTGTTGCGTTCAAGGTGCCTTGTATCACCACCGATTTGGCTGGTTTCGGTCTTTGGGCTAACTCAGAGAAGGGAAGTTACAGTGAGATAGAGGATGGTGTGAAGGTTATCAAGCGTACCGACTATAATTATTCTGAGGTAGCTGATGCTATCAAGGATACCGTAGCTAAGTACTCGGGATTCACCAAGACACAGGTGAACAAGTGTCGTAAAAATGCTGAGATTCTTTCAGAAAAAGCATTGTGGAAACACTTTATCGAGTATTACTATGATGCTTATGACTTTGCCCTGCGCAAGGCTGAAGTTCGTATGAAGAAATAA